From a region of the Haloferax volcanii DS2 genome:
- a CDS encoding glycosyltransferase family 4 protein has product MGQDSGGLPHYTAELANSMSEYARVTVLKPNETSADEVLRDEITVINAFKPTDISMQNLFDLKLDVLDSIRGLFSFWNIKLINQIDPDIVHDPTDEFPQVNLFSWVHSVYEDRPYVVTSHETKHGGAGGVLRVVNPLLSLVPDFEKSAAIVHSADQRELLLNNHKAVDEVHVIPHGVYSFFRELDYDEQKEEDKHALFFGSLIPPKGIEYLIDAVPKVSEEVPGFSLTIAGSGSIPDECADVVEQYSDVINIRNEFIPNEEVGTLFSRAQVVVLPYRRGWQTGHSGTLSIAFAFGKPIITSEVGDFPELVGESGAGIVVEPESPEAIADGLIEVFSSDSALDQMSNASSRVADRLSWEKIAEQHFEVYQNLL; this is encoded by the coding sequence ATGGGTCAAGATAGTGGTGGATTACCACACTATACCGCAGAACTTGCGAATTCTATGTCAGAATATGCAAGGGTTACAGTTCTAAAGCCTAATGAGACTTCTGCTGATGAGGTGCTACGAGACGAAATCACGGTGATAAATGCGTTTAAGCCAACGGACATCTCAATGCAGAATCTCTTCGATTTAAAACTAGATGTACTAGATAGTATTCGTGGATTATTTTCTTTTTGGAATATCAAACTGATAAATCAGATTGACCCAGATATAGTTCATGATCCAACCGATGAATTCCCCCAAGTGAATCTATTTTCATGGGTTCACTCTGTTTATGAGGACCGGCCATACGTCGTTACATCCCATGAAACGAAACATGGTGGCGCAGGTGGGGTCCTGAGAGTCGTTAACCCACTATTGTCGCTCGTTCCTGACTTTGAGAAATCTGCAGCAATTGTACACTCTGCTGACCAACGGGAATTATTACTCAATAACCACAAAGCTGTTGACGAAGTTCATGTAATTCCACATGGGGTATATTCATTTTTCAGGGAGCTTGACTATGACGAGCAAAAAGAAGAAGATAAACACGCATTATTTTTTGGTAGTCTCATCCCCCCCAAAGGCATAGAATATCTAATCGATGCAGTCCCTAAAGTGTCTGAAGAAGTTCCGGGGTTCTCACTCACAATTGCTGGAAGTGGATCTATACCAGACGAGTGTGCTGACGTGGTCGAACAATATTCTGATGTAATCAACATCAGAAATGAGTTTATACCGAATGAGGAGGTTGGGACATTATTTTCTCGAGCACAGGTGGTGGTCCTTCCCTACCGACGTGGTTGGCAGACAGGCCATAGTGGTACTCTCTCAATTGCCTTTGCTTTTGGAAAACCAATTATCACCTCAGAGGTCGGTGATTTCCCTGAACTTGTTGGTGAGTCAGGAGCAGGAATCGTAGTAGAGCCTGAATCCCCCGAGGCTATTGCTGACGGACTAATTGAGGTGTTTTCATCAGATTCTGCTTTAGATCAGATGTCGAACGCGAGTTCAAGGGTGGCAGATCGATTATCTTGGGAGAAAATCGCGGAACAGCATTTCGAAGTATATCAAAATTTATTATAA
- a CDS encoding ISH3 family transposase gives MSNNQQTDDEIHEDQLLNFLVNSLDEEVALSLAENAELDAEDIYEVLVGACADGTSVSTLCKRSEDAPHENSVLYHLRTKFDLETLEQIGNTLLQKDVLDVLPQQVEVCADLHLRPYYGDEDDTDGLYHSQAKRGTTAFHAYATLYARVKNKRYTLAVRRLEDGDTASSVLAEFLGILDGLDLGVKAVYLDREFYDSKCLTLLQAHNHAYVMPIVRWGRAIKRELSEGWSRVIQHSLTAKLDGHSWTVEFPVYIDCTYQNGRYDEHGVARHGYAADAPFIDSPRDARYHYAKRFGIEASYRLSEQTIATTSTQNPVVRLLYVVVSLLLQNVWRYLHWEYVATPRRGGRRLWQWPFKEFINMIRRAAWTALATRRAVPANRPPDDRFHR, from the coding sequence GTGTCCAACAACCAGCAAACAGACGATGAAATCCACGAGGACCAGCTCCTTAACTTCCTCGTCAACTCTCTTGACGAGGAAGTTGCTCTCTCACTCGCTGAAAACGCTGAACTCGATGCTGAAGACATCTACGAGGTCCTCGTCGGCGCCTGCGCCGACGGGACCTCGGTCTCTACACTCTGCAAGAGAAGCGAAGATGCACCTCACGAAAACTCGGTTCTCTACCATCTCCGCACCAAGTTCGACCTCGAGACGCTCGAACAAATCGGGAACACGCTCCTCCAGAAAGACGTTCTCGACGTCCTTCCCCAGCAGGTGGAGGTCTGCGCAGACCTCCACCTGCGGCCCTACTACGGCGACGAAGACGATACAGACGGCCTGTATCACTCACAAGCGAAGCGTGGAACCACCGCGTTTCACGCGTACGCGACACTGTACGCACGCGTGAAGAACAAACGCTACACGCTGGCGGTGCGCCGTCTCGAAGACGGCGACACCGCCAGCAGTGTCCTCGCAGAGTTCCTCGGTATTCTCGACGGCCTTGACCTCGGTGTCAAGGCCGTCTATCTTGACCGCGAATTCTACGACAGCAAGTGTTTGACGCTGCTTCAGGCGCACAACCACGCCTACGTCATGCCGATCGTCCGCTGGGGACGGGCGATCAAGCGAGAACTCTCGGAAGGGTGGAGTCGCGTGATTCAGCACAGTCTGACAGCGAAACTCGACGGTCACAGCTGGACCGTCGAGTTTCCCGTCTACATCGACTGTACCTACCAGAACGGACGGTACGACGAACATGGCGTGGCGCGTCACGGCTACGCCGCTGACGCGCCCTTCATCGACTCACCACGAGACGCTCGATACCACTACGCGAAACGCTTCGGTATCGAGGCGAGCTACCGACTCTCCGAGCAAACGATTGCGACGACCTCGACACAAAATCCGGTTGTACGGCTGCTGTACGTCGTGGTGAGCTTGCTGTTACAGAACGTGTGGCGGTATCTGCACTGGGAGTACGTGGCGACGCCCCGCCGAGGCGGGCGTCGCCTCTGGCAGTGGCCATTCAAGGAGTTCATCAACATGATCCGACGGGCAGCGTGGACGGCCCTCGCGACGCGTCGGGCCGTCCCCGCGAACCGGCCACCGGACGACCGGTTCCACCGGTAA